Proteins encoded within one genomic window of Elusimicrobiota bacterium:
- the accD gene encoding acetyl-CoA carboxylase, carboxyltransferase subunit beta: MAIEQEIKITAPKIPTPVAVHDGLWTKCKKCEHIIYNKALEENFKVCPKCGYYFRMGAKERISLLCEPKTFKEFDESMASVNVLNFPDYTKKLESSRKKMKMNEAVITGEGQMGPHNIVIGVLDFDFRGGSMGSVVGEKITRAVETAIKKKYPVIIVSASGGARMEEGIFSLMQMAKTSAALAELAKEGLPYISVMVDPTTGGVTASFAMLGDINVAEPKALIGFAGPRVIEQTIREKLPHGFQLSEFVLQHGMVDLIVERKEMKNTLIKLLNFLYKPKNVK; encoded by the coding sequence ATGGCAATTGAGCAGGAAATAAAAATAACAGCGCCGAAAATACCTACGCCGGTAGCGGTGCACGACGGGTTATGGACAAAATGCAAGAAATGCGAACATATAATTTACAATAAAGCCCTTGAAGAAAACTTCAAAGTATGCCCGAAATGCGGCTATTACTTCAGAATGGGCGCTAAAGAAAGAATCAGCCTTTTATGCGAGCCGAAAACCTTTAAGGAATTCGACGAATCGATGGCATCCGTAAATGTGCTGAATTTCCCGGATTACACAAAAAAACTCGAGTCCTCGCGCAAAAAAATGAAAATGAATGAAGCGGTCATAACCGGCGAAGGCCAGATGGGCCCTCATAATATAGTAATCGGAGTTCTTGATTTTGATTTCAGGGGCGGCAGTATGGGTTCTGTAGTAGGGGAAAAAATAACCCGCGCTGTTGAAACCGCTATAAAGAAAAAATACCCGGTAATTATAGTTTCTGCCAGCGGCGGCGCAAGAATGGAAGAGGGTATATTTTCGCTTATGCAGATGGCTAAAACTTCCGCCGCTTTGGCGGAATTAGCAAAAGAAGGGCTGCCTTACATCTCAGTTATGGTTGACCCTACGACGGGCGGCGTGACAGCTTCTTTTGCCATGCTTGGCGATATTAACGTTGCAGAGCCCAAAGCCCTGATCGGTTTTGCCGGTCCCAGGGTAATAGAGCAGACTATCCGCGAAAAACTTCCTCACGGTTTTCAGCTGTCTGAATTTGTTTTACAGCATGGAATGGTTGATTTGATTGTAGAAAGAAAAGAAATGAAAAATACGCTGATAAAACTGCTTAATTTCCTCTACAAGCCAAAAAATGTGAAATGA
- a CDS encoding bifunctional folylpolyglutamate synthase/dihydrofolate synthase, giving the protein MNYIPWLNKLAEKEYTNQNPDISNIKKELARLGNPQDKFPAVHIAGTNGKGSTACMIYEILKQAGFSVGIYTSPHLLTFRERIRINNSLITENEVNEIIGFYLKKNKQYENVQNCPLTYFEILTLMAFVHFSWQKVDIAVIETGLGGKFDATNTIKKPLASLITPVDFDHTELLGKTITAIAKEKAGIIKKGVPVISAAQEDAVLQTIAKTAKNHKSELYVYGKDFKCFYVDTDWANKCQYISYNDKKHFYTNVPLSLLGRHQLMNAAMALKFMGILQEEGYEIAENAIHKGLRSAYWPARFEIINQRTGNTLIIDGAHNPHGTATLAATLKDSPFKKSRITFVMSIMKEKNYRKMIQLLSGLAKKVILFKMNNPRAADVNILRNNWKRYLSPSNIRIESSFKDIFGLIKKDQVVCFTGSLYFCGELLKYLKRKI; this is encoded by the coding sequence ATGAACTATATCCCATGGCTTAACAAATTAGCGGAAAAAGAATACACAAACCAGAATCCCGACATTTCAAACATCAAGAAAGAGCTTGCCAGATTAGGAAATCCCCAGGATAAATTCCCAGCCGTACATATAGCCGGCACAAACGGAAAAGGTTCGACGGCCTGCATGATCTATGAAATATTAAAACAGGCGGGATTTTCTGTTGGAATATACACGTCTCCTCATTTGTTAACTTTCCGGGAACGCATAAGAATAAACAATTCCCTGATTACTGAAAATGAAGTCAACGAAATCATCGGATTTTATTTAAAAAAGAATAAGCAATACGAGAATGTCCAGAATTGCCCCCTGACCTATTTTGAAATTCTAACTCTTATGGCTTTTGTTCATTTTAGCTGGCAAAAAGTTGACATTGCCGTCATTGAAACCGGGCTTGGCGGCAAATTTGACGCTACCAATACCATTAAAAAACCCTTGGCCAGCCTTATTACGCCGGTAGATTTTGACCACACAGAATTGTTGGGGAAAACCATTACTGCTATTGCCAAGGAAAAAGCTGGAATTATAAAAAAAGGAGTCCCTGTAATTTCAGCCGCTCAGGAAGATGCAGTACTGCAGACTATCGCTAAAACAGCAAAAAATCATAAAAGCGAGCTTTATGTTTATGGAAAAGATTTTAAATGTTTCTATGTAGATACGGATTGGGCCAATAAATGCCAGTATATATCCTACAACGATAAAAAACATTTTTATACAAACGTTCCTTTAAGCCTTTTGGGCAGGCACCAATTGATGAATGCGGCCATGGCATTAAAATTCATGGGAATTCTCCAGGAAGAAGGTTACGAAATAGCTGAAAACGCTATTCATAAAGGATTAAGGAGCGCTTATTGGCCGGCTAGATTTGAAATTATAAATCAAAGAACAGGCAATACCCTGATAATTGACGGCGCCCATAATCCGCACGGAACGGCTACGCTAGCAGCCACATTGAAAGATTCACCCTTTAAAAAAAGCAGGATAACTTTTGTTATGAGCATTATGAAGGAAAAGAATTACCGTAAAATGATTCAATTGCTTTCAGGGCTTGCAAAAAAAGTTATTTTGTTCAAAATGAACAATCCCCGCGCCGCAGATGTAAACATACTGCGAAATAACTGGAAAAGATACTTGAGCCCGAGCAACATCAGGATAGAAAGCAGTTTTAAAGACATTTTCGGCCTTATTAAAAAAGACCAGGTTGTTTGCTTCACGGGTTCCCTGTATTTCTGCGGAGAATTGTTGAAATACCTGAAAAGGAAAATATGA
- the lptC gene encoding LPS export ABC transporter periplasmic protein LptC: MRKLGIISVLLSILTAGLFADDKVNIKADKLDYDESTKNIFARGNVEISSGNFKMSGKKMDINLDRQFALAEGSVSIKDGDSLILGSKCEYNYSQSTGNIYDAYGYYYPWGFKGDKIFKSNQDLYLGKSDFTTCNAKVPHYHLRVKSASLKPNKEMVAKNVVLKIRNIPVFYYPAYAYSMSERVNSLEIYPGYNTYDGIQIKTVYGFPVSKYTYSKLCVDLFQNQGIGTGLEYNYNNPDKVKGSTYLYHIKEDKSMRERYTVRSSHWEKLSKTWSLQGNLNYQSDEYFNQFYFGENWNRLTSDFRSDIALTKQTSLTNFQISSNRRDVFDPAAKSFVLDEYDAPKMDFTVFQFKPKYSPLYAGFSTNLYRNYSSKAGTVTWNSSSDFYLTRQFPVSLRTTITPKIGAIETWRLLLDTQTFITNYYSALSLRQRINWFTYMEFTHNYKNRSIINSQEIDTFANDYGIEGNNIAAMLYVSQISSRYLRMSTSYDFREFKTPGYTNNLARYSPLITEIGTLLSRKVSIYLNHQFNIESSSTTSYQTEVTFTPSARASYSMGLYYVQTSTNGVQLNNQFSFWIGNKWFINLTLIGMVNNSQYTIKDEGLKIYRDLHCWETSVTYNKRGEVEEYFFNIGLKIASRARQGLYDEKLENEFYPWR; the protein is encoded by the coding sequence ATGAGAAAGCTTGGAATAATATCGGTTCTTTTATCCATTTTAACTGCCGGATTATTTGCTGATGACAAGGTTAATATAAAAGCGGATAAGCTCGACTACGATGAAAGCACAAAAAACATTTTTGCCCGGGGCAATGTTGAAATCAGTTCCGGAAATTTTAAAATGTCCGGGAAGAAAATGGACATAAATTTAGATCGGCAGTTTGCCCTGGCTGAGGGTTCGGTTTCTATAAAGGACGGGGACTCGCTGATATTAGGAAGCAAATGCGAATATAATTATTCCCAAAGCACCGGGAATATTTATGACGCTTACGGATATTATTACCCCTGGGGTTTTAAAGGCGACAAAATTTTCAAAAGCAACCAGGACCTTTACCTGGGTAAATCAGACTTTACTACGTGCAACGCAAAAGTGCCCCATTACCATCTGAGGGTTAAAAGCGCGTCGTTAAAACCGAATAAAGAGATGGTTGCCAAAAACGTGGTTTTGAAAATTCGCAATATTCCTGTTTTCTATTACCCGGCTTACGCTTATTCTATGAGCGAGAGGGTCAATTCCCTCGAAATTTACCCAGGGTACAACACTTATGACGGAATCCAGATAAAAACAGTCTACGGTTTTCCGGTATCGAAATACACTTATTCAAAGCTTTGCGTGGATTTGTTTCAAAACCAGGGAATCGGCACCGGACTGGAATATAACTACAATAACCCTGATAAAGTAAAAGGAAGTACCTACCTCTATCATATAAAAGAAGACAAAAGCATGCGTGAAAGATATACTGTCAGGTCGTCTCACTGGGAGAAGCTGTCAAAAACATGGTCTTTGCAGGGAAATTTAAATTATCAAAGCGATGAATATTTCAATCAATTCTATTTCGGCGAAAACTGGAACCGACTGACCAGTGACTTCAGGTCTGATATAGCGCTTACAAAACAAACATCTTTGACAAATTTTCAAATTTCAAGCAACAGACGCGATGTTTTTGACCCGGCAGCGAAAAGTTTTGTGTTGGACGAATACGACGCGCCAAAAATGGATTTTACTGTTTTTCAGTTTAAACCCAAATATTCGCCCCTATATGCCGGCTTCAGCACCAACCTATACAGAAATTACTCAAGCAAAGCAGGTACCGTTACCTGGAATTCATCTTCGGATTTTTATTTAACCCGCCAATTCCCAGTATCGCTAAGAACCACGATTACACCAAAAATCGGCGCAATTGAAACCTGGAGATTATTGCTTGATACCCAAACTTTTATTACCAATTATTATTCCGCATTATCCCTAAGACAGCGGATAAACTGGTTCACTTACATGGAATTTACTCATAATTACAAAAACCGGTCAATAATCAATTCCCAGGAAATAGACACTTTCGCCAATGATTATGGTATTGAAGGAAATAATATCGCTGCAATGTTATATGTCTCTCAGATAAGCTCCAGGTACCTGCGCATGAGCACAAGTTACGATTTCAGGGAATTCAAAACACCTGGCTACACAAATAACCTCGCAAGGTATTCTCCTTTAATTACAGAAATAGGCACGCTTTTGAGCAGAAAGGTTAGTATATATTTAAACCATCAATTCAATATAGAATCCTCTTCAACGACTTCTTACCAGACTGAGGTTACATTTACGCCTTCCGCGCGAGCCAGTTATTCGATGGGATTATATTATGTTCAAACCAGCACAAATGGCGTTCAATTAAATAATCAGTTTAGTTTTTGGATAGGCAACAAATGGTTTATAAATTTAACCCTGATTGGAATGGTCAATAACAGTCAATATACAATTAAGGACGAAGGCCTGAAAATATACAGGGACCTGCATTGCTGGGAGACAAGTGTTACTTACAATAAAAGAGGGGAAGTTGAGGAATATTTCTTTAATATCGGTTTAAAAATAGCCAGCAGGGCCCGCCAAGGGCTTTATGATGAAAAATTAGAGAATGAATTTTATCCCTGGAGGTAA
- a CDS encoding 2,3-bisphosphoglycerate-independent phosphoglycerate mutase, with translation MNTLDLVKQVAQKNDKKILMVVIDGLGGMPNPETGKTELDTAKTPNLDALAKKSTAGLTVPVEYGITPGSGPAHLSLFGYDPEKYQIGRGVLEAIGIGIHMKNIDLALRGNFATMDYSKNMVTDRRAGRIPTEKNQEICELLQEKIPKIEDCEVIIKSGKEHRFVVVFRGEGLSENITDNDPQKENNPAKKIIASKPDGKKTAEIVNKFIERVSELLKDKPPANYCLLRGFSKYPDIPQMGDVYQLKPAAIATYPMYRGLAQLVGMTIIQTPGETIEDEITVLKKEWNNYDFFYVHIKKTDAYGEDGNFDAKVKKIEEIDKLIPEFVNMKADSLIICGDHSTPAMMSGHSWHPVPFMLYSKYSFGNETIQGFSERECLKGALGIFRATNVMSLAMAHAMKLGKFGA, from the coding sequence ATGAACACTCTTGATTTAGTAAAACAAGTGGCGCAAAAAAACGATAAGAAGATTTTAATGGTGGTTATAGACGGTTTAGGCGGCATGCCAAACCCTGAAACAGGCAAGACGGAACTTGATACCGCAAAAACCCCTAACCTGGACGCTCTGGCAAAGAAATCCACAGCAGGACTGACCGTTCCTGTTGAATATGGCATAACACCCGGATCCGGCCCGGCGCATCTATCGCTTTTTGGCTACGACCCTGAAAAATACCAGATTGGCAGAGGTGTTCTTGAAGCCATCGGCATTGGAATTCATATGAAAAACATTGACCTTGCTTTGAGAGGGAATTTCGCTACGATGGATTATTCAAAAAACATGGTTACAGACAGGCGCGCGGGCAGGATTCCTACGGAAAAAAACCAGGAAATCTGCGAGCTTTTACAGGAAAAAATCCCCAAAATAGAGGATTGCGAAGTCATAATAAAATCAGGCAAGGAACACAGGTTTGTTGTTGTATTCAGAGGAGAAGGCCTTTCTGAAAATATTACCGACAATGACCCCCAGAAAGAAAACAATCCTGCAAAAAAAATAATCGCAAGCAAGCCGGACGGCAAAAAAACAGCAGAAATTGTAAACAAATTCATTGAAAGGGTTTCTGAGTTACTCAAAGACAAACCGCCGGCAAATTATTGCCTCTTGCGCGGGTTTTCAAAATATCCTGATATTCCGCAGATGGGTGATGTATATCAGCTTAAACCTGCAGCCATTGCAACCTATCCGATGTACAGGGGGTTGGCGCAGTTAGTAGGCATGACGATTATTCAAACGCCCGGTGAAACTATAGAAGATGAAATAACTGTTCTCAAAAAAGAATGGAATAATTATGATTTTTTTTATGTGCACATTAAAAAAACAGACGCCTACGGCGAAGACGGCAATTTTGACGCAAAAGTAAAAAAAATTGAAGAAATTGATAAGCTGATACCGGAATTTGTCAACATGAAAGCTGATTCACTCATTATTTGCGGTGACCATTCAACACCCGCTATGATGTCAGGCCATTCCTGGCATCCAGTGCCCTTTATGCTGTATTCAAAATATTCCTTCGGAAATGAAACAATCCAGGGCTTTTCGGAAAGAGAATGCCTTAAAGGCGCTCTCGGCATTTTCCGCGCGACAAATGTCATGTCTTTGGCTATGGCCCACGCAATGAAGTTAGGAAAATTTGGTGCGTAA
- a CDS encoding TlpA family protein disulfide reductase produces MKCITKTWFIFVLLVINTAVFSQGKMQIKTGQTIPDFVLKNLAGEKYSLKDYKSRKIVYLNFFTISSARTRRDIAELTRIYGIYKKRNVEILGIAVKEKTEKLSFFVREFNISYPILLDSEGLIRSAYNIKTLPQSIIIDRKGLVRYVGLTPPEDFEAFLKELKAQKKKK; encoded by the coding sequence ATGAAATGCATTACTAAAACTTGGTTTATATTTGTGCTGTTAGTAATTAATACAGCAGTTTTTTCCCAGGGGAAAATGCAAATAAAAACAGGGCAGACAATTCCGGATTTTGTTTTAAAAAATCTGGCCGGGGAGAAATATTCTCTAAAGGATTACAAGAGCAGGAAAATTGTATATTTGAACTTCTTTACAATAAGTTCGGCCAGAACCAGGAGGGATATCGCCGAACTGACTAGAATTTATGGTATCTATAAAAAAAGGAATGTTGAAATACTTGGTATTGCAGTCAAGGAGAAAACCGAGAAACTTTCATTTTTTGTAAGAGAATTTAACATTTCCTATCCTATATTACTGGACTCTGAAGGGCTGATAAGATCCGCTTACAACATAAAAACGCTCCCGCAAAGCATTATAATTGACAGGAAGGGACTGGTTCGTTATGTAGGGCTTACGCCGCCTGAAGATTTTGAAGCTTTTTTGAAAGAATTAAAAGCACAAAAGAAAAAGAAATGA
- a CDS encoding radical SAM protein gives MLKINEIYKSIQGESRFAGYPCIFIRLAGCNLRCSYCDTKYAYNKGREMSISGIMDKIRHFKTKLIQITGGEPLLQKETPQLVRKLLSKGYKVLIGTNGSWDISKVDKRAIKLMDIKCPGSRQSGKMLRGNFRHLNKNDEIKFVICNRKDYTFAKDIIKKHNLAKNTLVVLSPAFQKITPKIISEWILKDGINLKLGLQVHKLIWGPTARGV, from the coding sequence ATGTTAAAAATCAACGAAATTTATAAAAGTATCCAGGGGGAATCAAGGTTTGCCGGATACCCATGTATTTTTATCCGTTTAGCCGGATGTAACCTGCGTTGCTCCTACTGCGATACAAAATATGCCTATAATAAAGGAAGGGAAATGTCCATTAGCGGAATAATGGATAAAATCAGGCATTTTAAAACCAAACTTATCCAGATTACTGGTGGCGAGCCTCTTTTACAAAAAGAAACACCCCAATTAGTAAGAAAACTGCTTTCTAAGGGATATAAAGTCCTGATAGGCACAAACGGAAGCTGGGATATATCAAAAGTAGATAAAAGAGCAATAAAATTAATGGACATCAAATGCCCAGGTAGCAGACAATCAGGTAAAATGTTGCGGGGGAATTTCCGGCATTTAAATAAAAACGATGAAATTAAGTTTGTCATTTGTAACAGAAAGGATTATACATTTGCGAAAGATATAATCAAAAAGCATAATCTCGCCAAGAATACTCTGGTGGTTTTGTCTCCTGCTTTCCAAAAAATAACGCCTAAAATTATTTCAGAGTGGATTTTGAAGGATGGTATCAATCTTAAATTGGGCTTACAAGTTCATAAATTAATTTGGGGCCCAACAGCAAGAGGCGTTTAA
- the nrdR gene encoding transcriptional regulator NrdR has translation MKCPYCTHFDTKITNSRPLDESSVVRRRRECPECAKRFTTYERIEEMPLMVSKTDNQREPFDRNKLRDGITLACRKRPIDQNTVEKAVADIERELQEYVLEVPSRIIGEKVLKKLLELDPIAYIRFASVYYQYADIETFLNELKRIKEIKDK, from the coding sequence ATGAAGTGCCCTTATTGCACGCATTTTGACACAAAAATTACCAATTCCAGGCCGCTTGACGAATCAAGTGTTGTCAGGAGGCGGCGTGAGTGCCCTGAATGCGCCAAACGCTTTACTACCTATGAAAGAATTGAAGAAATGCCTCTAATGGTAAGTAAAACGGATAACCAGCGTGAACCTTTTGACAGGAACAAACTTCGTGACGGCATTACGTTAGCCTGCAGAAAGCGGCCGATTGACCAAAACACAGTTGAAAAAGCTGTAGCTGACATTGAAAGGGAACTTCAGGAATATGTGCTTGAGGTGCCCAGCAGGATTATCGGAGAAAAAGTGTTAAAAAAATTACTCGAACTGGATCCTATTGCATATATCAGGTTTGCTTCGGTTTATTATCAATATGCAGACATAGAAACTTTTCTGAACGAATTGAAACGCATAAAAGAAATTAAAGACAAATAA
- a CDS encoding vitamin B12-dependent ribonucleotide reductase — MAVLIDGLKEQLISRIKPQINEHSLKILQKRYLRKDDTGQPVELPEDLFFRVAENIAQADLMYDPNKDLAPVIEEFYSTMVKLEFLPNSPTLMNAGRELQQLSACFVLPIEDSMESIFDTLKNTALIHKSGGGTGFSFTRLRPKNDLVRSTTGVSSGPISFMQVFNSATEAIKQGGTRRGANMGILKVGHPDIMEFINCKDSNDALTNFNISVGLTEEFMQAVETDSEYYLYNPRDGEVAGTLKAMDVFNKIIDAAWKNGEPGIVFLDRMNETNPTPQIGEIESTNPCGEQPLLPFESCNLGSINLSKMLIEDPETLKKEVDWKKIAKTVQTATHFLDNVIDMNNYPIEKIKEMSRGNRKIGLGVMGWADMLIKLEVSYSSTEALRLAEKIISFIQKTARDTSRDIAKARGPFPNFSKSIFATGEPIRNATLTTIAPTGTIGLIAGCSSGIEPLFALAHTRSNILGGEKFHELNEAFKNMAEKEGFYSDDIVKEVTDKGTIQNMKTIPSRVRHIFMTALDISPEMHIRMQAVFQKYIDNAVSKTVNFPHNATKEDIAKAYLLAYQLGCKGITVYRDRSRDQQVLNIGKGGSAPVATAANLTGRPELKPRQRPRSITGKTMMMRTGCGKMYVTINEDNIGVCELFTQLGKSGGCTSSQSEAIARLISLSLRSGIKAEELITQLKGIRCPTPMLAEGTAILSCADAVAKALENYLKEKEAPDLFVGPVVNSAAPVAIQSPAQAPVVPAKTKGNLEHIGACPECPECGTMLIIGEGCVYCGDCGFSRCW; from the coding sequence ATGGCGGTATTAATAGATGGACTCAAAGAGCAGCTCATCTCGAGAATCAAGCCTCAAATCAATGAGCATTCACTCAAAATTCTTCAAAAACGTTATCTTAGAAAAGATGATACCGGCCAACCGGTTGAATTGCCTGAGGATTTATTTTTCAGGGTAGCCGAAAACATCGCGCAGGCAGACCTGATGTATGACCCGAACAAGGATCTGGCCCCTGTAATCGAAGAATTTTACAGCACTATGGTAAAACTTGAATTTCTGCCCAATTCTCCTACGTTAATGAATGCTGGAAGGGAACTTCAACAACTTTCGGCGTGTTTTGTGCTGCCGATTGAAGACTCCATGGAATCAATTTTTGATACGCTTAAAAACACAGCCCTGATACACAAATCAGGCGGCGGTACAGGATTTTCTTTCACGCGCCTCAGGCCAAAAAATGACCTGGTGCGTTCAACTACCGGCGTTTCCTCCGGCCCGATTTCCTTTATGCAGGTTTTTAACTCAGCCACCGAAGCCATAAAACAGGGCGGTACCAGGCGGGGCGCGAATATGGGGATTTTAAAAGTAGGCCACCCGGATATTATGGAGTTTATTAACTGCAAAGATTCAAATGACGCCCTGACTAACTTTAATATATCGGTTGGTTTAACTGAAGAATTTATGCAGGCGGTTGAAACTGACAGCGAATATTACCTTTATAACCCGCGCGACGGCGAAGTTGCCGGAACCTTGAAAGCCATGGATGTTTTCAATAAAATAATTGACGCGGCCTGGAAAAACGGGGAACCTGGCATTGTTTTTCTTGACAGGATGAACGAAACCAACCCGACGCCGCAGATCGGCGAAATCGAATCAACAAACCCCTGCGGAGAACAGCCTCTTCTCCCTTTTGAGTCCTGCAACCTCGGCTCAATCAACCTTTCAAAAATGCTTATTGAGGATCCGGAAACACTCAAGAAAGAAGTTGACTGGAAAAAAATAGCCAAGACCGTCCAGACAGCAACTCATTTCCTTGATAATGTAATAGACATGAACAATTACCCCATTGAGAAAATAAAAGAAATGTCCCGGGGCAACCGTAAAATCGGGCTGGGCGTTATGGGCTGGGCGGATATGCTCATAAAACTTGAAGTTTCTTATTCTTCAACCGAAGCTTTAAGGCTGGCAGAAAAGATTATCAGTTTTATACAGAAAACAGCCAGAGACACTTCCCGCGATATAGCCAAAGCCCGCGGGCCGTTCCCGAATTTTAGCAAAAGCATTTTTGCCACCGGCGAACCTATTAGAAACGCCACTCTTACCACAATTGCTCCGACAGGAACCATCGGATTGATCGCCGGCTGTTCCAGCGGCATCGAGCCCCTTTTCGCCCTGGCGCACACCCGCTCAAACATATTGGGTGGAGAGAAATTTCACGAGCTCAACGAAGCTTTTAAAAATATGGCGGAAAAAGAAGGTTTCTATTCCGATGATATAGTGAAGGAAGTAACCGATAAAGGCACCATTCAAAATATGAAAACTATTCCTTCCAGGGTAAGGCACATTTTCATGACCGCCCTGGATATTTCTCCTGAAATGCATATCAGGATGCAGGCGGTTTTCCAGAAATACATTGATAACGCTGTTTCAAAAACCGTGAATTTTCCGCATAATGCAACAAAAGAAGACATAGCAAAAGCGTATCTGTTGGCTTACCAGCTGGGTTGTAAAGGTATTACGGTTTACAGAGACCGCAGCCGCGATCAACAGGTTCTTAACATAGGAAAGGGTGGTTCAGCTCCTGTTGCCACAGCAGCAAACCTTACGGGCAGGCCGGAACTTAAACCCAGGCAAAGGCCGCGCAGCATTACCGGCAAAACCATGATGATGAGAACCGGATGCGGAAAAATGTATGTAACTATAAATGAAGACAACATCGGCGTTTGCGAATTGTTCACCCAGCTGGGAAAATCCGGCGGATGCACATCAAGCCAGTCTGAAGCTATAGCCAGATTAATTTCTTTATCCCTTCGCTCTGGTATCAAAGCTGAAGAGCTTATAACCCAATTAAAAGGAATAAGATGCCCAACACCGATGCTTGCTGAAGGTACGGCAATTCTTTCATGCGCTGATGCGGTAGCAAAAGCCCTGGAAAATTATTTGAAAGAAAAAGAAGCGCCGGACTTGTTTGTAGGGCCTGTAGTAAATTCAGCTGCCCCGGTAGCAATACAGTCGCCGGCTCAAGCTCCAGTCGTTCCTGCAAAAACAAAAGGGAATTTAGAACATATCGGGGCCTGTCCTGAGTGCCCGGAATGCGGAACTATGCTTATAATCGGTGAAGGCTGTGTTTATTGCGGAGACTGCGGTTTTTCAAGGTGCTGGTAA
- a CDS encoding dCTP deaminase, producing MVKSDKWIKRMATEFNMIDPFEDKQVSKGAISYGVSSYGYDMRISNEFKVLKNGFKNVEIMDPKNFNSLPFEDFRGENCIIPPNSIVLAKSIEYFKIPRNIITICFGKSTYTRCGILVNVTPFEPEWEGFVTISISNTNPIPAKLYSNEGIAQVLFLESDEICETSYADKKGKYQAQKTITLSKIN from the coding sequence ATGGTTAAATCCGATAAATGGATTAAAAGAATGGCAACCGAGTTTAATATGATTGACCCTTTTGAAGATAAACAGGTCAGCAAAGGCGCTATTTCCTATGGTGTATCTTCCTACGGGTATGATATGCGGATCTCTAACGAATTCAAAGTGCTCAAAAACGGTTTTAAAAATGTTGAAATAATGGATCCAAAGAATTTCAATTCTCTACCGTTTGAAGACTTTAGAGGTGAGAATTGCATAATTCCTCCGAACTCAATTGTGCTTGCTAAATCAATTGAATATTTCAAGATTCCGAGGAACATTATCACTATCTGTTTTGGTAAATCCACTTATACCCGGTGCGGCATTTTGGTGAATGTAACGCCTTTTGAACCGGAGTGGGAAGGTTTTGTAACAATATCAATTTCAAATACAAACCCTATTCCGGCAAAACTTTATTCAAATGAAGGCATAGCCCAGGTGCTTTTTCTTGAAAGCGATGAAATCTGCGAAACTTCATACGCCGACAAAAAAGGCAAATACCAGGCTCAGAAAACTATAACGTTATCAAAAATAAATTAA